The DNA window GCACTCGACGGGGCGCTCCTTCAGCGAAACGCCGTCTATATATATCTCGCCTTCGTCGAAGTCGTGGACGCCGGCGACCGCCTTGAGCGTGGTCGTTTTGCCCGCGCCGTTGTGGCCGATGAAGCCGAAAACGTCGCCCTTTTCGATATGCAGCGACAGATCCCTCACGGCGTAGACGCCCTTTTCGTAGGATTTGGAAAAGTGTTCGATCCTTAACATAGTCTTCTCCTTATACGTGTTTTCCCTCTTTATGAGAAGGAGTGATCCGAGGATCACTCCGTTATTTCTCGCTTTTTTGTAAAAATTACTCCATTATCTCGTCTTCGTTCTCGAGGTTGTGGTAGACGTTGATGACGTCATCGTCGTCATCCAGCATCTCGAGCAGGCGGCGCATAAGCTTCTGCTCCTCCTCGCCGTTGACGGTGACGTAGTTGGACGGCACCATCTCGCTCTCGGCGGAAAGCACGTTGTATCCCGCGGCTTCAAGCCCTTCGCGGACGGCGGTGACGTCGTTCGGCGCGGTGGAGATGACGTAGGCCTCGTCCTCTTCGGTGAAGTCCTCGGCGCCGAGCTCAAGCGCGTCGTCGAGCGTCTGCTCGCCCTTCGCCTTGTCGGTGACGATAACGCCCTTGGAGGTGAACATCCAGCCGACGCAGCCGGTCTGTCCCATATTGCCTCCGTTTTTGTCGAAGCAGTGGCGGACCTCGGACGCGGTGCGGTTTTTGTTATCGGTCAGCGTTTCGACTATGATCGCGACGCCGCAGGGGCCGTAGCCCTCGTAGGTCAGCTTCTCATAGTCGTTCTTGTCGTCGCCGCCGGCCGCCTTCTTGATCATGCGGTCGATGTTGTCGTTCGGGACGTTGTTCGACTTCGCCTTCGCGATCAGGTCGCGCAGCTTGGAGTTGGAGGTCGGATCGCCGCCGCCTTCCTTGACCGCGACGGATATCTCTCTGCCGATCTGGGTGAATATCTTGGCGCGGGCGGCGTCGCCCTTCGCCTTCTTGTGCATTATGTTCTTCCACTTGGAATGTCCGGACATACAAATCTCCCTTTCCGCAATAAAAATGCTTCCGTATGATTATACACCATACAGAAGCATTATGCAATATTTTTTTGGCAGATTCTCTCTAAATCAAAGGGGCTCCTTGTTGACGTCGTCGAAGCCCTGGCCGAGCACCTCTGTCGCGTGAAGGATTATGACGAACGCGTTTTCGTCGCATTCCTTGACGATCCTGCGGCATTCCTGCACCTGCTGACGACGTATCGCGCACATGATGACGTTCATAGCGTTATTGGTGTAGCCGCCGGAACCGCGCAGCACGGTGACGCCTCTGTGCAGGCCGTCCATCAGCGCGGACTTGATCCCGTCGGTATTGTTGCTGACTATCAAAGCCACGCGCGCAACGGAGTTGCCGTCGAGCACCGTGTCGATGACCGCGCTGGTCAGATAAACGACGATAAGCGAGAATATCGCGGAGTTTTCCGCGGCGGTAACGCCGTTGAGGCGGAAGACAACGTAGCCGGCAACGATTATTACGAGGTCGACTATGAACATCATCCTGCCGAAAGAAACACCCGGGAACTTCAGGCGCATCAGCTTCGCCGCGATCTCGGAGCCGCCCGTCGTCGCGCCGCGCAGGAAGATTATCGCGAGGCCGATGCCGCTGGTGACTCCGGCGCAAAGCGCCGCGATAAGCCCGATCGCCGGCTCGTTATTCGTCGGGAAGTATTTGAGATTCGGGAAGACCTTCGCGATCAGCTCGGTGAATACCGAAACAAGCGTCATCGCGATGAACGTCTTTGACACGAACTTGAAGCCGAAGCAGGCGAAAGCGGCGATGAAAAGCGGCACGTTCAGCACAAAGTACATTATACCCGCGTCCCAGCCAACCGTATTCTGCAATATTGAAGCGATGCCGGAAACGCCGCCCGGAACGATCCTGTGCGGCAGGATAAATACGTTCATAGAGAGAGAGTAGATGATAGCTCCGACTATGAAATACGCAATATCGACTATTCCGGTCTTTCTATTGAGTATCTTATCGAGTTTGTTCATTACAACCTCCCTTTTCGGAATGAAATAATAACTATAACAGTTTTCCCTTTATTACGGAGAACAATTCGTTTATCCGTTCGCCCTCTCCGGCGAGATAAAGCCAGCCGAAAAGCGCTTCGACGCCGGTGGCGCGGCGGTAGTCGGTGACCTCCGCCTTCTTCGGCGGCGTCGACGCGGTGTTGTTGCGTCCGCGCTTGTAGACGGCGGTCTCCTCCTCCGTCAGCAGCGGGAGCAGAAGCTCCGCGGCCTCGCTCTGCGCGCGGCAGTTGACCTCCGCCACAGACAGATTATGCAGGTTGCGGCGGTCGGGGTGCGTTTCCGCAAGAAATTCCCTGACGAGCAGCGAATAGACCGCGTCTCCGACGAAGGCGAGCGCCTGCGTCGGTACAGAGGCGAGCTTTTCGCGCGAAAGCGGCGCGTCACTTGATATAATCAAATTCATACTCTCCTATGCGGACGGTATCGTCCTCTTTTATGCCCGCTCTCTCGAGCATATCTATCGCTCCGCTGTCGACCAGCAGCTTCTGGAAGTACTGGAGCGATTCGTAGTCGCTGAAGTTGGTGTTGCCTATCGCCTTCTCGAGTCCGCCGCCGGTCAGCTCGTAAACTCCGCCGACGACCTTGACCTCGATGGGCTTCATCGGGACGAATTCTTCTTCCGGCTCGATATCCGGCTCGTAGACCTTTATCGGCGGGAGCTCGTCAAGCTTGCGAACGATCGCGGCAAGGAGCTCTTTGACTCCCTCGCCCGTCGCGGCGCTGATCTGATAAAGCTCGTAGCCGTGCTTATCCGCGTACTCGCGGAGCAGCTCGAGCTGCTCGGGGATCGCGGCGTCGATCTTGTTGGCGGCGATGATCTGCGGACGCTTCGCGAGCTCCGCGTCGTAGACCTCGAGCTCCGCGTTTATCTTCTCGAAATCCTCTATCGCGCTCCTGTCCTCCGTTTCTGCGGCGTCGACGAGATGGACGATGAGGCGGCATCTGTCGATATG is part of the Clostridia bacterium genome and encodes:
- a CDS encoding YebC/PmpR family DNA-binding transcriptional regulator; its protein translation is MSGHSKWKNIMHKKAKGDAARAKIFTQIGREISVAVKEGGGDPTSNSKLRDLIAKAKSNNVPNDNIDRMIKKAAGGDDKNDYEKLTYEGYGPCGVAIIVETLTDNKNRTASEVRHCFDKNGGNMGQTGCVGWMFTSKGVIVTDKAKGEQTLDDALELGAEDFTEEDEAYVISTAPNDVTAVREGLEAAGYNVLSAESEMVPSNYVTVNGEEEQKLMRRLLEMLDDDDDVINVYHNLENEDEIME
- a CDS encoding YitT family protein → MNKLDKILNRKTGIVDIAYFIVGAIIYSLSMNVFILPHRIVPGGVSGIASILQNTVGWDAGIMYFVLNVPLFIAAFACFGFKFVSKTFIAMTLVSVFTELIAKVFPNLKYFPTNNEPAIGLIAALCAGVTSGIGLAIIFLRGATTGGSEIAAKLMRLKFPGVSFGRMMFIVDLVIIVAGYVVFRLNGVTAAENSAIFSLIVVYLTSAVIDTVLDGNSVARVALIVSNNTDGIKSALMDGLHRGVTVLRGSGGYTNNAMNVIMCAIRRQQVQECRRIVKECDENAFVIILHATEVLGQGFDDVNKEPL
- a CDS encoding ribonuclease III, which encodes MNLIISSDAPLSREKLASVPTQALAFVGDAVYSLLVREFLAETHPDRRNLHNLSVAEVNCRAQSEAAELLLPLLTEEETAVYKRGRNNTASTPPKKAEVTDYRRATGVEALFGWLYLAGEGERINELFSVIKGKLL